The following proteins are co-located in the Chaetodon trifascialis isolate fChaTrf1 chromosome 14, fChaTrf1.hap1, whole genome shotgun sequence genome:
- the myt1lb gene encoding myelin transcription factor 1-like protein isoform X3, giving the protein MEVDADDKRHRTRSKVPVDPALTKLFSVYGCPLAKKRKSLNRQILETSPKRSTYLDDMDNSTMEECYETDGTEEMDDREEEEEDGAVEEEEEEGEVEEEEEEMEGYMDYNIDQVEHEEGEVERGDGEGEEEEEEDEVEVEQEEAEEGDEERVEEAEEEGEAIAEVDYEEGEEEEAEQSQGQEDDQMSSREGAEGDGGGGGSNTTTGPVMEKDDNNNDEYENYDELVAKSLLNLGKIAEDAANQAMTESEMNSNSSNSAEEEDEEEEDDDDDDDDDDDDDDDDDDDDEEEEEDEDEEEEEEGEGDETQRGDLSLDVDSDVVRETVDSLKLLAQGHGAVLAHNLEEQEFEDGTAENGNENDCAHHGGNSHNVGNGQVKISSNGQIENSDEEVCLSSLECLRNQCFDLARKLSETKSADRNGTTQQNHFSCVDSNQQPQHHTYGDFHHSQDQSRTLDRNYSDMDNLMKLEEQLSPRSKAFSSCTQGERYHSNHRDFDEDTASVTSDRSEEVFDMTKGNLSLLEKAIALESERAKAMRDKMAAEAARRDGVRYNHEDHGPRHGYSVERKARLPDGVKKPFYHKDGSRADKKESRCPTPGCDGTGHVTGLYPHHRSLSGCPHKDRVPPEIVAMYENVLKCPTPGCTGRGHVNSNRNSHRSLSGCPIAAAEKLAKAQEKHQSCDGSKSNQASDRVLSTPRSNLAKELEKYSKTSFDYSAFDSSNNHQVYGKRAIAPKVHGQRDTSPKGYDAKRYCKNSSSASSTTSTYAPSSSSSSLSCGGGGGGAGGGRGGGGSSASSTCSKSSFDYSHDMEAAHMAATAILNLSTRCREMPHGMGGKPQDLCSQSPGLDVDENGTLDLSMSKRLCSGGSGGGDSVLTPLEPMSPQRQAALLGSRCYGMGDTADCWDLPVDYTKIKHIDEDEKEPDDLDPFHDLLEDSSYTTDVNMPSPKAKYVQCKESKKDLITCPTPGCDGSGHLTSNFASHRSLSGCPLADKSIRSMLANNAQELKCPTPGCDGSGHITGNYASHRSLSGCPRARKSGIKIIHSKENKEDQEPIRCPVPGCDGQGHVTGKYASHRSASGCPIAAKRQKDGYLNGIQFTWKSGKTEGMSCPTPGCDGSGHVSGSFLTHRSLSGCPRATSAMRKARLSGVEMLTIKQQRASNGLEHEEDIKQLDEEIKDLSESNSQVEADMIKLRTQITTMESNLKSIEEENKVIEQQNEYLLHELANLSQSLINSLAYAQLPHMKPLAHKEPPLRNNSCLQLHQQEPISEQNFGTYVTTLTDIYTNQDQYQSPENKALLENIKQAVQGIQV; this is encoded by the exons tgtgtacGGCTGCCCTCTTGCCAAGAAGAGAAAGAGTCTAAACAGACAAATCCTGGAAACCTCCCCTAAGAGAAGCACCTACCTAGATGACATGGACAACTCCACCATGGAGGAATGCTATGAGACAGATGGAACTGAGGAGAtggatgacagagaggaagaagaggaggatggagcagtagaggaagaggaggaagagggagaagtggaggaggaagaagaggagatggaaGGCTACATGGACTACAACATAGATCAAGTGGAGCATGAAGAAGGGGAGGTagagagaggggatggagagggtgaagaagaggaggaagaagatgaggtggaggtggagcaaGAAGAGGCggaagagggagatgaagagagggtggaggaggcagaggaagagggggaagcAATAGCAGAGGTGGACtatgaagagggagaggaagaggaagcagaacaGAGTCAAGGGCAAG AGGACGATCAGATGAGCAGCCGTGAGGGGGCTGAGGGcgatggtggaggtggtggcagCAATACCACAACTGGCCCTGTGATGGAGAAGGATGACAACAATAACGATGAGTATGAGAACTACGATGAACTTGTGGCCAAGTCCCTCCTGAACCTGGGTAAAATCGCAGAGGACGCTGCCAACCAAGCCATGACGGAATCTGAGATGAACAGTAACTCTTCCAACAgtgctgaggaggaagatgaggaggaggaggacgatgacgatgacgatgacgatgacgatgacgatgacgatgacgatgacgatgacgatgaagaggaggaagaagatgaagatgaggaggaggaagaagagggggaaGGGGATGAAACACAGAGGGGTGATCTGAGTTTGGACGTTGACAGTGATGTGGTTCGGGAGACGGTGGACTCCCTTAAACTGCTGGCACAAGGTCACGGTGCAGTATTGGCTCACAATTTAGAAGAACAGGAGTTTGAGGATGGTACAGCTGAAAATGGGAATGAGAATGACTGTGCTCAccatgggggaaattcacataATGTTGGTAATGGACAAGTTAAAATCTCCAGTAATGGACAAATAGAAAACAGCGATGAGGAAGTGTGTCTAAGCAGTCTGGAGTGTCTACGGAACCAGTGCTTCGACCTTGCTCGGAAACTAAGTGAAACAAAATCTGCTGACCGAAATGGAACAACCCAGCAAAATCATTTTTCATGCGTGGATTCCAATCAACAGCCCCAGCATCACACTTATGGGGATTTCCACCACAGCCAAGATCAAAGCCGAACGCTTGATCGGAACTATTCTGACATGGACAATCTCATGAAGCTAGAGGAACAGCTGAGCCCACGTTCCAAGGCCTTCTCCAGTTGTACACAGGGCGAGCGATATCACTCCAACCACCGGGATTTTGATGAAGACACAGCCTCTGTGACATCAGACCGATCAGAAGAAGTATTTGACATGACAAAGGGTAACTTGTCCTTGTTGGAGAAGGCCATTGCACTAGAGTCAGAACGGGCCAAGGCAATGCGGGATAAAATGGCAGCTGAGGCTGCTAGGAGAGACGGGGTGAGGTATAACCATGAAGACCATGGTCCACGGCATGGCTACAGTGTTGAGCGTAAAGCCCGGCTTCCTGATGGTGTGAAGAAGCCTTTCTACCATAAAG ATGGTTCACGTGCAGACAAGAAGGAGAGTCGGTGTCCAACACCAGGCTGTGATGGTACAGGTCACGTGACGGGCCTGTACCCCCATCATCGGAGCCTGTCTGGCTGTCCACACAAAGACAGGGTGCCACCAGAAA TTGTGGCTATGTATGAGAATGTTCTTAAGTGTCCTACTCCTGGCTGCACGGGACGCGGTCATGTCAATAGCAACAGAAACTCACACAGAAG TCTGTCAGGATGTCCTATCGCTGCAGCTGAGAAACTGGCCAAAGCCCAGGAGAAGCACCAGAGCTGTGATGGCTCCAAGTCCAACCAGGCCTCTGACCGAGTCTTAAG CACGCCCCGCTCCAACCTGGCCAAGGAGCTGGAGAAATACTCCAAGACGAGCTTTGACTACAGCGCCTTTGATAGCAGTAACAACCACCAAGTGTATGGGAAACGGGCCATCGCACCCAAAGTTCACGGACAAAGAGACACCTCCCCCAAAGGATATGATG CCAAACGTTACTGCAAGAACTCCAGCTCagccagcagcaccaccagcacctaCGCTcccagcagtagcagcagcagcctgagctgtggaggtggaggggggggcgcgggaggaggcagagggggcGGGGGCAGCAGTGCCAGCAGCACCTGTAGCAAGAGCAGCTTTGACTATAGTCATGACATGGAGGCAGCCCACATGGCAGCCACAGCCATCCTCAATCTGTCCACCCGCTGCCGGGAAATGCCCCACGGCATGGGGGGGAAACCCCAGGACCTGTGCTCGCAG AGTCCTGGTCTAGATGTTGATGAGAATGGTACACTGGACCTGAGTATGAGCAAGCGTCTGTGCAGCGGTGGCAGTGGTGGAGGGGACTCTGTGCTCACCCCTCTAGAACCCATGTCACCCCAGAGGCAAGCTGCCCTGCTGGGCTCCCGCTGCTATGGCATGGGAGACACCGCTGACTGCTGGGACCTGCCTGTAGACTACACCAAGATCAAACACATAGATGAGGACGAGAAAGAG CCAGATGATCTGGATCCCTTCCATGACCTACTCGAGGACAGCTCCTACACCACAGATGTTAACATGCCCAGCCCCAAGGCCAAGTATGTCCAGTGCAAAGAGAGTAAGAAGGACCTGATAAC ATGTCCCACACCGGGGTGTGATGGAAGTGGTCACTTGACGAGCAATTTCGCCTCACATCGAAG TCTCTCAGGTTGTCCTTTAGCTGATAAAAGCATTCGAAGTATGCTGGCCAACAATGCACAAGAGCTCAA GTGCCCGACACCAGGGTGCGATGGTTCGGGACATATCACTGGCAACTACGCCTCACACAGAAG TCTCTCAGGGTGTCCACGGGCCAGGAAAAGTGGGATAAAGATCATCCACAGTAAAGAGAACAAGGAGGACCAGGAGCCTATCAG GTGTCCGGTCCCAGGTTGTGATGGTCAGGGACATGTGACAGGGAAGTATGCATCCCACAGAAGTGCATCAGGATGCCCCATAGCAGCCAAGAGACAAAAAGATGGCTACCTGAATGGCATCCAGTTCACATGGAAGTCTGGCAAGACAGAGGGCATGTCATGCCCCACACCAGGCTGTGACGGCTCGGGTCATGTCAGCGGCAGCTTCCTGACACATCGCAG TCTGTCGGGTTGTCCACGTGCAACCTCTGCCATGAGGAAAGCCAGGCTCTCTGGAGTGGAAATGCTAACAATAAAGCAGCAACGTGCCAGCAATG GACTGGAGCATGAAGAGGACATAAAACAGCTGGATGAAGAAATCAAAGATTTAAGTGAATCTAATTCACAAGTGGAAGCAGACATGATCAAACTTAGAACACAG ATTACAACAATGGAGTCCAACCTGAAGTCCatagaggaggaaaacaaggtGATTGAACAGCAAAATGAATATCTCCTGCATGAGCTGGCCAACCTCAGCCAGTCACTGATTAACAGTTTAGCTTATGCCCAGCTCCCTCATATG AAACCACTGGCACACAAAGAGCCTCCACTTAGGAATAACAGCTGCTTACAGTTGCACCAGCAA GAGCCAATAAGCGAGCAGAACTTTGGTACCTATGTGACCACTCTAACAGATATATACACAAACCAAGACCAGTACCAGAGCCCAGAAAACAAAGCCCTGTTGGAGAACATCAAGCAAGCTGTTCAAGGGATCCAAGTGTAG
- the myt1lb gene encoding myelin transcription factor 1-like protein isoform X2, giving the protein MEVDADDKRHRTRSKVPVDPALTKLFSVYGCPLAKKRKSLNRQILETSPKRSTYLDDMDNSTMEECYETDGTEEMDDREEEEEDGAVEEEEEEGEVEEEEEEMEGYMDYNIDQVEHEEGEVERGDGEGEEEEEEDEVEVEQEEAEEGDEERVEEAEEEGEAIAEVDYEEGEEEEAEQSQGQEDDQMSSREGAEGDGGGGGSNTTTGPVMEKDDNNNDEYENYDELVAKSLLNLGKIAEDAANQAMTESEMNSNSSNSAEEEDEEEEDDDDDDDDDDDDDDDDDDDDEEEEEDEDEEEEEEGEGDETQRGDLSLDVDSDVVRETVDSLKLLAQGHGAVLAHNLEEQEFEDGTAENGNENDCAHHGGNSHNVGNGQVKISSNGQIENSDEEVCLSSLECLRNQCFDLARKLSETKSADRNGTTQQNHFSCVDSNQQPQHHTYGDFHHSQDQSRTLDRNYSDMDNLMKLEEQLSPRSKAFSSCTQGERYHSNHRDFDEDTASVTSDRSEEVFDMTKGNLSLLEKAIALESERAKAMRDKMAAEAARRDGVRYNHEDHGPRHGYSVERKARLPDGVKKPFYHKDGSRADKKESRCPTPGCDGTGHVTGLYPHHRSLSGCPHKDRVPPEIVAMYENVLKCPTPGCTGRGHVNSNRNSHRSLSGCPIAAAEKLAKAQEKHQSCDGSKSNQASDRVLRPMCFVKQLDYPQYGYKNNISTSTPRSNLAKELEKYSKTSFDYSAFDSSNNHQVYGKRAIAPKVHGQRDTSPKGYDAKRYCKNSSSASSTTSTYAPSSSSSSLSCGGGGGGAGGGRGGGGSSASSTCSKSSFDYSHDMEAAHMAATAILNLSTRCREMPHGMGGKPQDLCSQSPGLDVDENGTLDLSMSKRLCSGGSGGGDSVLTPLEPMSPQRQAALLGSRCYGMGDTADCWDLPVDYTKIKHIDEDEKEPDDLDPFHDLLEDSSYTTDVNMPSPKAKYVQCKESKKDLITLSGCPLADKSIRSMLANNAQELKCPTPGCDGSGHITGNYASHRSLSGCPRARKSGIKIIHSKENKEDQEPIRCPVPGCDGQGHVTGKYASHRSASGCPIAAKRQKDGYLNGIQFTWKSGKTEGMSCPTPGCDGSGHVSGSFLTHRSLSGCPRATSAMRKARLSGVEMLTIKQQRASNGLEHEEDIKQLDEEIKDLSESNSQVEADMIKLRTQITTMESNLKSIEEENKVIEQQNEYLLHELANLSQSLINSLAYAQLPHMKPLAHKEPPLRNNSCLQLHQQEPISEQNFGTYVTTLTDIYTNQDQYQSPENKALLENIKQAVQGIQV; this is encoded by the exons tgtgtacGGCTGCCCTCTTGCCAAGAAGAGAAAGAGTCTAAACAGACAAATCCTGGAAACCTCCCCTAAGAGAAGCACCTACCTAGATGACATGGACAACTCCACCATGGAGGAATGCTATGAGACAGATGGAACTGAGGAGAtggatgacagagaggaagaagaggaggatggagcagtagaggaagaggaggaagagggagaagtggaggaggaagaagaggagatggaaGGCTACATGGACTACAACATAGATCAAGTGGAGCATGAAGAAGGGGAGGTagagagaggggatggagagggtgaagaagaggaggaagaagatgaggtggaggtggagcaaGAAGAGGCggaagagggagatgaagagagggtggaggaggcagaggaagagggggaagcAATAGCAGAGGTGGACtatgaagagggagaggaagaggaagcagaacaGAGTCAAGGGCAAG AGGACGATCAGATGAGCAGCCGTGAGGGGGCTGAGGGcgatggtggaggtggtggcagCAATACCACAACTGGCCCTGTGATGGAGAAGGATGACAACAATAACGATGAGTATGAGAACTACGATGAACTTGTGGCCAAGTCCCTCCTGAACCTGGGTAAAATCGCAGAGGACGCTGCCAACCAAGCCATGACGGAATCTGAGATGAACAGTAACTCTTCCAACAgtgctgaggaggaagatgaggaggaggaggacgatgacgatgacgatgacgatgacgatgacgatgacgatgacgatgacgatgacgatgaagaggaggaagaagatgaagatgaggaggaggaagaagagggggaaGGGGATGAAACACAGAGGGGTGATCTGAGTTTGGACGTTGACAGTGATGTGGTTCGGGAGACGGTGGACTCCCTTAAACTGCTGGCACAAGGTCACGGTGCAGTATTGGCTCACAATTTAGAAGAACAGGAGTTTGAGGATGGTACAGCTGAAAATGGGAATGAGAATGACTGTGCTCAccatgggggaaattcacataATGTTGGTAATGGACAAGTTAAAATCTCCAGTAATGGACAAATAGAAAACAGCGATGAGGAAGTGTGTCTAAGCAGTCTGGAGTGTCTACGGAACCAGTGCTTCGACCTTGCTCGGAAACTAAGTGAAACAAAATCTGCTGACCGAAATGGAACAACCCAGCAAAATCATTTTTCATGCGTGGATTCCAATCAACAGCCCCAGCATCACACTTATGGGGATTTCCACCACAGCCAAGATCAAAGCCGAACGCTTGATCGGAACTATTCTGACATGGACAATCTCATGAAGCTAGAGGAACAGCTGAGCCCACGTTCCAAGGCCTTCTCCAGTTGTACACAGGGCGAGCGATATCACTCCAACCACCGGGATTTTGATGAAGACACAGCCTCTGTGACATCAGACCGATCAGAAGAAGTATTTGACATGACAAAGGGTAACTTGTCCTTGTTGGAGAAGGCCATTGCACTAGAGTCAGAACGGGCCAAGGCAATGCGGGATAAAATGGCAGCTGAGGCTGCTAGGAGAGACGGGGTGAGGTATAACCATGAAGACCATGGTCCACGGCATGGCTACAGTGTTGAGCGTAAAGCCCGGCTTCCTGATGGTGTGAAGAAGCCTTTCTACCATAAAG ATGGTTCACGTGCAGACAAGAAGGAGAGTCGGTGTCCAACACCAGGCTGTGATGGTACAGGTCACGTGACGGGCCTGTACCCCCATCATCGGAGCCTGTCTGGCTGTCCACACAAAGACAGGGTGCCACCAGAAA TTGTGGCTATGTATGAGAATGTTCTTAAGTGTCCTACTCCTGGCTGCACGGGACGCGGTCATGTCAATAGCAACAGAAACTCACACAGAAG TCTGTCAGGATGTCCTATCGCTGCAGCTGAGAAACTGGCCAAAGCCCAGGAGAAGCACCAGAGCTGTGATGGCTCCAAGTCCAACCAGGCCTCTGACCGAGTCTTAAG GCCTATGTGCTTTGTCAAACAACTGGACTATCCACAATATGGTTACAAGAACAATATTTCCACCAGCACGCCCCGCTCCAACCTGGCCAAGGAGCTGGAGAAATACTCCAAGACGAGCTTTGACTACAGCGCCTTTGATAGCAGTAACAACCACCAAGTGTATGGGAAACGGGCCATCGCACCCAAAGTTCACGGACAAAGAGACACCTCCCCCAAAGGATATGATG CCAAACGTTACTGCAAGAACTCCAGCTCagccagcagcaccaccagcacctaCGCTcccagcagtagcagcagcagcctgagctgtggaggtggaggggggggcgcgggaggaggcagagggggcGGGGGCAGCAGTGCCAGCAGCACCTGTAGCAAGAGCAGCTTTGACTATAGTCATGACATGGAGGCAGCCCACATGGCAGCCACAGCCATCCTCAATCTGTCCACCCGCTGCCGGGAAATGCCCCACGGCATGGGGGGGAAACCCCAGGACCTGTGCTCGCAG AGTCCTGGTCTAGATGTTGATGAGAATGGTACACTGGACCTGAGTATGAGCAAGCGTCTGTGCAGCGGTGGCAGTGGTGGAGGGGACTCTGTGCTCACCCCTCTAGAACCCATGTCACCCCAGAGGCAAGCTGCCCTGCTGGGCTCCCGCTGCTATGGCATGGGAGACACCGCTGACTGCTGGGACCTGCCTGTAGACTACACCAAGATCAAACACATAGATGAGGACGAGAAAGAG CCAGATGATCTGGATCCCTTCCATGACCTACTCGAGGACAGCTCCTACACCACAGATGTTAACATGCCCAGCCCCAAGGCCAAGTATGTCCAGTGCAAAGAGAGTAAGAAGGACCTGATAAC TCTCTCAGGTTGTCCTTTAGCTGATAAAAGCATTCGAAGTATGCTGGCCAACAATGCACAAGAGCTCAA GTGCCCGACACCAGGGTGCGATGGTTCGGGACATATCACTGGCAACTACGCCTCACACAGAAG TCTCTCAGGGTGTCCACGGGCCAGGAAAAGTGGGATAAAGATCATCCACAGTAAAGAGAACAAGGAGGACCAGGAGCCTATCAG GTGTCCGGTCCCAGGTTGTGATGGTCAGGGACATGTGACAGGGAAGTATGCATCCCACAGAAGTGCATCAGGATGCCCCATAGCAGCCAAGAGACAAAAAGATGGCTACCTGAATGGCATCCAGTTCACATGGAAGTCTGGCAAGACAGAGGGCATGTCATGCCCCACACCAGGCTGTGACGGCTCGGGTCATGTCAGCGGCAGCTTCCTGACACATCGCAG TCTGTCGGGTTGTCCACGTGCAACCTCTGCCATGAGGAAAGCCAGGCTCTCTGGAGTGGAAATGCTAACAATAAAGCAGCAACGTGCCAGCAATG GACTGGAGCATGAAGAGGACATAAAACAGCTGGATGAAGAAATCAAAGATTTAAGTGAATCTAATTCACAAGTGGAAGCAGACATGATCAAACTTAGAACACAG ATTACAACAATGGAGTCCAACCTGAAGTCCatagaggaggaaaacaaggtGATTGAACAGCAAAATGAATATCTCCTGCATGAGCTGGCCAACCTCAGCCAGTCACTGATTAACAGTTTAGCTTATGCCCAGCTCCCTCATATG AAACCACTGGCACACAAAGAGCCTCCACTTAGGAATAACAGCTGCTTACAGTTGCACCAGCAA GAGCCAATAAGCGAGCAGAACTTTGGTACCTATGTGACCACTCTAACAGATATATACACAAACCAAGACCAGTACCAGAGCCCAGAAAACAAAGCCCTGTTGGAGAACATCAAGCAAGCTGTTCAAGGGATCCAAGTGTAG